In Aspergillus flavus chromosome 3, complete sequence, one genomic interval encodes:
- a CDS encoding putative NAD dependent epimerase/dehydratase (unnamed protein product) gives MAPTVLVTGATGYQGFGTARHLLAAGIQVNALVRDPSKPKALELEQLGAKLCVGTFDDPDSLRAAAQGTLAVFLNVMPTFPNFSSELQHAKNVVNAAKEAGTVTSIIYSSVTMTGKHETFPGWGADYPMAWYWTSKAAIESLVRASGFRYWTILRPAFLMYNYLSPTADHMFPSLPSEHVFRTAYKPDSPMTILDPDDVGKSATAAILDPEMYNQHEIDLGAQALTPDQIARALSQASGKDIKVEFYTADRAASLSSVNPRITAQLWSNDVGYQVDMEALKKYPIKLTTFSEYLHWEKCAVQKTFG, from the coding sequence ATGGCGCCTACTGTTCTTGTAACTGGAGCCACTGGCTATCAAGGATTCGGGACCGCTCGACACCTCCTGGCCGCCGGGATACAAGTTAACGCCCTCGTCCGCGATCCATCGAAACCGAAAGCATTAGAACTAGAGCAACTAGGAGCCAAGCTATGCGTCGGCACCTTCGATGATCCCGATTCCTTAAGAGCAGCAGCCCAAGGAACCTTAGCAGTCTTCCTCAACGTGATGCCAACCTTTCCCAATTTCAGCTCGGAACTCCAGCACGCCAAAAACGTGGTCAATGCTGCCAAAGAAGCCGGCACGGTGACTTCTATCATTTATTCCAGTGTGACCATGACCGGCAAGCACGAGACATTTCCCGGATGGGGCGCAGATTATCCAATGGCTTGGTACTGGACTTCAAAGGCAGCTATTGAGTCCCTCGTGCGAGCCTCGGGTTTCAGATACTGGACGATTCTGCGCCCGGCTTTCTTGATGTATAATTACCTTTCCCCGACCGCGGATCATATGTTTCCGAGTTTGCCCAGTGAGCATGTCTTTCGCACGGCATATAAGCCAGATAGCCCCATGACTATCCTGGATCCTGATGATGTGGGGAAGTCTGCGACGGCGGCTATTCTGGATCCCGAGATGTATAATCAGCATGAAATCGACCTTGGTGCTCAGGCGTTGACTCCGGATCAAATTGCCAGGGCTTTGAGTCAGGCCAGCGGTAAGGATATCAAAGTCGAGTTCTACACGGCCGATAGGGCTGCATCGCTTTCCAGTGTGAACCCTAGGATTACTGCTCAACTGTGGTCAAACGACGTTGGGTATCAGGTGGATATGGAGGCTCTGAAAAAGTATCCTATTAAGCTTACTACCTTTTCTGAGTACCTTCACTGGGAGAAGTGCGCTGTGCAGAAGACATTTGGATAA
- a CDS encoding acyltransferase translates to MPSEKGPVDQSPPDLEIVGDKVTIHPSGFTGGPEPQDDGITERNLVHHMARFRENPFDFLREVSLYMSGTGWRAYDDVIGQPIFYSGFSDRMKTNILASPLLRGKVKELAEARLSVEEKEGLLDVKPGPLPKKKAHRRNEIESNLKEVVDSMLDNMICKMESKRFIRGAYYLCTQLLTRAYHQGIHVSSEEVLRLRSVAEEAAKKKQSIVFLPCHKSHVDYVSLQLICYRLGIGLPVVVAGDNLNIPLLGPFLQHAGAMWIRRSFGNDPLYNTVVQAYIDTLLQQGFNFECFIEGGRSRTGKLLSPKFGILSFILDSVLSGRVEDTIICPVSTQYDKVIETESYISELLGQPKRKENLADFLSSSSVLSLKLGRVDVRFHEPWSLREFVTQQLTRLPTQIDTNSGRKLNYEERGRILRTLGYRVLSEINDVSVMMPTALVGTVLLTLRGRGVGKAELVRRVEWLCERVRMKGGRVAHFYRYPTDVVVDRALEVLGSKLVGVVSGLAEPTYYAVDRFQLSFYRNMTIHLFITEALVSTAMYTKVKRGGGPSHQRISYTDLLNQVSFLSQLFRGEFIFPPEGLTTNLEKTLQGLEKDDVITVSRDSSGTPTSIELSDAERQCGRENYDFYCFLIWPFIEASWLGSVSLLGLTPLVNEQKETWIDLKKAQDSAQLLGKTLYHQGDLSYFEAVNKETLKNSYQRFAEEGIILVRKGKESRAAPVMKLAPEWTPERDPSTGKLVPRGRLWDFTELIAQSRREGKNRRDGATVSSRVLIMTDLVGRKLFEGAASPDLEDSVDVSARQQRRKDITPSSKL, encoded by the exons ATGCCATCCGAGAAGGGCCCAGTTGATCAATCGCCCCCAGACCTGGAGATTGTTGGCGATAAAGTCACCATTCATCCCAGTGGTTTCACTGGAGGACCAGAACCTCAAGATGACGGAATCACCGAGCGGAATCTTGTCCATCATATGGCACGCTTTCGGGAGAACCCGTTCGACTTTCTACGGGAAGTGAGCCTCTATATGTCAGGCACTGGCTGGCGCGCGTACGACGATGTGATCGGACAGCCCATATTCTACTCCGGATTCTCAGACAGAATGAAGACAAACATCCTCGCAAGTCCTCTTTTGCGCGGCAAGGTTAAAGAATTGGCCGAGGCCCGACTCTCggtagaagagaaggagggccTCTTGGATGTGAAACCGGGCCCTTtgccgaagaaaaaggcccATCGGCGGAATGAGATCGAGAGTAACCTCAAGGAGGTAGTTGATTCTATGCTGGACAATATGATTTGCAAGATGGAGAGCAAGCGGTTTATCCGCGGCGCATATTATCTCTGCACTCAGCTTCTCACTCGCGCTTATCACCAAG GAATCCACGTATCGAGTGAAGAAGTTTTGCGCTTAAGATCCGTTGCAGAAGAAGCggccaaaaagaaacagtcTATTGTCTTTTTGCCGTGTCATAAGTCACATGTCGACTATGTTTCTCTCCAACTTATCTGCTACCGTTTAGGAATTGGTTTACCTGTCGTAGTGGCAGGTGATAATTTGAACATCCCGTTACTGGGACCTTTCTTGCAGCATGCTG GCGCCATGTGGATTAGGAGGAGCTTTGGAAACGACCCGTTGTATAATACAGTCGTCCAGGCATATATTGATACACTGTTGCAGCAAGGGTTCAACTTCGAATGTTTCATTGAAGGCGGGCGGTCTAGAACTGGAAAGTTGTTGTCTCCTAAATTCGGAATCCTGAGCTTCATATTAGACAGTGTGCTATCAGGCCGTGTGGAGGACACAATCATCTGCCCCGTTAGCACACAATACGATAAGGTTATTGAGACTGA ATCCTACATCAGCGAACTTCTTGGACAGCCGAAGCGCAAAGAGAACCTGGCGGATTTCctttcatcgtcttctgtcCTATCCCTGAAGCTGGGCCGAGTTGATGTTCGATTTCACGAACCTTGGAGTTTAAGAGAATTTGTCACTCAGCAATTGACTCGATTGCCAACTCAAATTGACACGAATAGCGGCAGAAAACTGAATtatgaagaaagaggccGAATCCTTAGAACTTTGGGCTATAGAGTTCTTTCGGAGATCAATGATGTCTCTGTGATGATGCCGACAGCTTTGGTTGGTACCGTGCTGTTGACGCTTCGCGGGCGCGGCGTCGGCAAAGCGGAGCTGGTGCGTCGGGTTGAGTGGCTTTGTGAGCGTGTTCGCATGAAGGGTGGCCGGGTTGCACACTTTTATAGATATCCGACTGATGTGGTCGTTGATCGTGCCCTTGAAGTTCTCGGGTCGAAGCTCGTAGGTGTAGTAAGCGGCCTTGCTGAGCCGACATACTACGCTGTGGATCGCTTCCAGCTCTCTTTCTATCGCAACATGACCATCCATCTATTCATTACGGAAGCTCTGGTGTCGACAGCTATGTACACAAAGGTCAAACGGGGTGGCGGCCCTTCTCATCAACGAATCTCATATACGGATCTCTTAAACCaggtttcttttctttcgcaG CTTTTCCGTGGCGAATTCATCTTCCCTCCGGAAGGGTTGACTACAAATTTGGAGAAAACTCTCCAGGGACTCGAAAAAGATGATGTTATCACCGTCTCTAGGGATTCGTCTGGTACACCTACGTCCATTGAGCTGAGCGATGCGGAACGGCAATGTGGAAGAGAGAATTATGACTTCTACTGTTTCTTGATCTGGCCATTCATTGAGGCTTCATGGCTCGGCTCGGTGTCTCTGCTTGGACTCACCCCGCTAGTCAATGAACAGAAGGAAACCTGGATCGACTTGAAGAAGGCGCAGGATAGCGCTCAGCTG CTTGGCAAAACGCTGTACCATCAAGGCGACTTGTCCTATTTCGAAGCCGTCAACAAAGAGACCCTCAAGAACTCATACCAACGCTTCGCGGAAGAAGGTATTATACTTGTTCGCAAGGGCAAAGAATCACGCGCTGCGCCCGTGATGAAGCTTGCACCTGAATGGACACCAGAAAGAGACCCGTCCACTGGCAAGCTGGTGCCTCGTGGACGCCTTTGGGACTTCACCGAGTTGATTGCTCAGTCTAGGCGCGAGGG GAAAAATCGTCGAGACGGCGCAACGGTCTCATCTCGCGTTCTAATCATGACCGACTTGGTCGGCCGTAAATTGTTTGAGGGCGCCGCAAGCCCTGACTTGGAAGATAGCGTGGACGTTTCCGCTCGCCAACAGCGCAGAAAAGACATCACGCCCAGCTCTAAGCTATAA